GGCGAAGCGTGTGGACGCGGAGGCGGTCTACACGAACGCGATCCCCAGCGGGGCATTCCGCGGCTACGGCCTGGGCCAGGTGATCCTCGGCGTCGAGTCCGCGATGGACGAGCTCGCCCTCGCGCTGGGAATGGACCCGTTCGAGCTGCGGCGCATCAACGCGGTGCGCGACGGCGATCCCCTCGTCGGCAACTACGGCGACCCGGAGCACGACATCGTCTGGGGCAGCTACGGTCTGGATCAGTGCCTCGATCTCGCCGAGCAGGCGCTCGCCCGCGGCAACGGCGTCGCCGCGCCGGACGGCTGGCTCGTGGGCGAGGGCATGGCCGCCGCCATGATCGCCACGATGGCGCCCTTCGGGCACGTCTCCGAGACGACAGTGACCGTGACCCCGGCCGGCGAGTACGTCGCCGGAGTCGGCACCACAGAGTTCGGCAACGGCACCACGACCGTGCATACCCAGATCGTCGCCACCGACCTGTCGACGACGCTCGATCGCGTGCGGCTGCGCAGCTCCGACACCGACGGCGCGCGCTACGACACCGGCGCGTTCGCGTCGGCGGGCATCACCGTCGCGGGGAAGGCCCTGCACGCGGCATCCCTCTCCCTCCGGGACCGACTGCTCACGCTCGCGTCCGGCATCGCAGGAGCGGGGGCGGATGCGACCGCCGAACCCGCTCTCGAACCCGACGGCGTGCGCGTCGGTGATCGCGTCATCGGGTTCGCCGAGCTGATCGCGTCGGCGCCGCCGGAGTGGCGGAGCGACGAGGGGCTCTTCGCCGACGGGTCCGAATACGGCGAGCAGCGCTCGATCGCCTTCAACGTGCACGCCGTCCGGGTGGCCGTCGAGCCGGCCACGGGTACGGTGCGCATCCTGCAGTCCGTGCAATCGGCCGATGCCGGATTCGTGATGAATCCGGCCCAGTGCCGCGGTCAGGTCGAGGGCGGGGTCGCGCAGGGCATCGGCAGCGCCCTGTACGAAGAGGTGCTGGTCGACGACGACGGACGCATCGTCAACCCGATGTTCCGGCAGTACCGGGTGCCGAAGTTCGCCGACATCCCCGAGACCGAGGTGTACTTCGCCGAGACGAGCGACGACCTCGGGCCCTTCGGGGCGAAATCGATGAGCGAGTCGCCGTACAACCCCGTCGCGCCGGCGATCGGCAACGCGATCGCGCGCGCGCTGGGCACCCGCCCCTACGAGCAGCCCTTCTCCCGCGACCGTGTGTGGCGGCTCGCGCAGACCTTGTCCCCCGACCGGAAGGGCTGACCCGTGCAGCTGGCCACCTCGTTCTCCGCGACGCTTCCGTCGTGGCTTCTCGACGATCTCGACGCGCTTCCGGAGCGCCTGCGCACCGATGAGGAGCGGATGCGACTGGTCAACGACCTCGCCGACCGCAACTGGCGGGCCGGGAACGGCGGGCCGTTCGCGGCGATCGTCGTGGACGACGCGACGGGGGCGCTCGTGTCGGTCGGCGTCAACGTCGTCCTGAGTTCCGGACTCACCGCAGCGCACGCCGAGGTCGTGGCGCTGAGCCTCGCACAGACCGCCCTCGGCCGCTGGGATCTCGGCGCGGGCGAGGCGAGCCTGTCGCTGATCGTCAACTGGCGACCGTGCGTGCAGTGCTACGGCGCGACGATGTGGAGCGGCGTGCGGCGCCTGGTGGTCGCCGGCGAGGGCCCGCTGCTGGAGGAGCTCACCGGCTTCGACGAGGGTCCGGTCGTCGGCGACTGGGCGGAGCAGTTCGAGGCGCGCGGCATCCACGTGGTCAGCGGCGTCGGGCGCGAGGACGCCGTCGCGGTGTATCGCGCGTACGGGTCGAGCGACGCGGTCGTCTACAACGCGCGAGGCTCGGTCTCGAGCGGCTGAGCCGCGTCAAGGAGCGGACGCCCCTTCGCTGGAACAGCGCCACGCCGCGGCACGCGGAGTTTCGTTTGCCGTCGGACGCTGCCGAGCGCGTCGGAGGACCACGTTCCGAGGCGAACGAACCGTAAGAGCCGAACTTCATTCGCCTCAGAACGCGGCGCCCGCCGCGGACGGAGCGCGATCCGAGGCAAATGAACACATGGCGGCGGATCGCCCGTTGCGCGGCCCGAGCCGCGCGGGGCGCGCCGGTCAGCGCAGCGACGCCGTCAGGCGCGGCTGCTGCTTCACGATGAGCAGCCGGAACGTCTCGCAGTCCGCCGACCACCAGCGGTGCGCGACGCCACCGGCGTAGTACGCGGACTCCCCGGGCGCGAGCGTCGATACCCGGCCGTCCAGCTCCACGTGCACTGCGCCGCCGAGCACGTACACGAACTCGTCCTCGTCGTGGACGAAGTACTCGCCGGCCAGCGAGTTGCAGCCCTCGTACTCCATCGGGTGGAACGGCCGGCCGCCGTGGGCGAGCATCCGCGCGGTGCCGACGGCGAAATCCGCGGAGATGGCTCCGTCGTCGCCGCGATGCACTTCCACGGGGGGAGCGGCGGATGCCGGCAGCTCGGCAGCCGCGATCAGCTCGATCGGACTCGTGCGCAGCGCGAGCGCGATTCGTCGCAGGGAGGCCAGACTCGGCTGGGCCAGACCGCGCTCCACCTGGCTGAGGAACGGATGCGACAGGTCGGTCGCCTCCGCGAGCTTCACGAGCGTCAACCCGCGTGCCTGCCGGAGGCGGCGGATATGGGATCCGAGACGCCGGTCGGCGGCATCCTCCCCCGTCGCCGCCCTCGCCACGGCCACCGACGTCGACACGGTCTGCTCAGACGCCCTTCTGCGGGTGCATCCCCATGCGCGCGAGGACGACGTCTTCGACGATCTGGATGATGTTGTAGAGGATCAGCGAGACCGCGGTGACCGCGACCACCGACGCCCACAGCGCGGTGAACTGCGCCTGGGGGATGAAGCCGCCGATCGAGCCGCCGATGCCGCCGCCGACCGCGAGCCACTCGGCCAGCAGCGCGCCGGTGATGGCGCCGGGCACCGAGATGCGCACGGCGGCGAAGAAGGCCGGCAGAGAGGAGGGCAT
This portion of the Microbacterium pygmaeum genome encodes:
- a CDS encoding nucleoside deaminase, yielding MQLATSFSATLPSWLLDDLDALPERLRTDEERMRLVNDLADRNWRAGNGGPFAAIVVDDATGALVSVGVNVVLSSGLTAAHAEVVALSLAQTALGRWDLGAGEASLSLIVNWRPCVQCYGATMWSGVRRLVVAGEGPLLEELTGFDEGPVVGDWAEQFEARGIHVVSGVGREDAVAVYRAYGSSDAVVYNARGSVSSG
- a CDS encoding helix-turn-helix domain-containing protein, coding for MSTSVAVARAATGEDAADRRLGSHIRRLRQARGLTLVKLAEATDLSHPFLSQVERGLAQPSLASLRRIALALRTSPIELIAAAELPASAAPPVEVHRGDDGAISADFAVGTARMLAHGGRPFHPMEYEGCNSLAGEYFVHDEDEFVYVLGGAVHVELDGRVSTLAPGESAYYAGGVAHRWWSADCETFRLLIVKQQPRLTASLR